cacaccgccatttTGGCTCTGCCCCAATGGCCATTTTTTGATCCATCTTAGCAAACCCTTTCCATCCACGCGGTCTTGGAAAGTGGGTATGCCCGACAGGCTGGGAAAGAGAAACCTTGTTGGGTTAAGTAGGTTTGATTTGAGCTCATAAAGTCCAGATCCCTAGTTTGGTGGAGAAACAAGTGGCCCAAATTAAGACATGGCCCCCAAGTAGTGCAGCTACTTGAACCTAAGACTGTCTGCGTGAAATTatgctttttcaggaagatttgtgctCATTTAAGAGGTGGCCCCAAGTGTCAGCTTGCTGATATGCAGGCTACAATTGAGTTTTCTCAGCTGGTCAGTGAGCAGGTAATTGAGAATTATgagaataaattaattcagtgaGAATATGCAGCACAGGTAAATGACATGTAGTTCTTTATGGTTGGTCCTGCAAGGGTCACTTCCATCCTTGTGGCCCAACCACAGCACCATGGACCTCTCTGAACAGAAGAACTCGTATAGCTTGTTTCCTCTGAATTATACTTTATCACATAATGATCCTCCCATTTTTCCTCTCTATTGTCAAAGTAATACAGTGCTTGGTAAGTTAGATTCAAAATGCACAGTGGGATGGCCACTCCTACCCCCAAACTCTTGGAAAaacatttgtttcattatttgACTTTACACAGAGTGTAAACAAAGTGTAAAGTGATTCTGTTGTTCTTTTTTGACCTTGACACTTTATCCAGTGTGTCTTCCAGTATCTCACATCAGTCTCATCCTTTTAATCAATTGCCTATCCCTATCAGGTGTCCACCGGTCAAATTGGGGACAAAGATGATACAGTATTCACCAATCTGACTACGCATCAAAATAACAGGGAAGACTGGTTAAAACAGATTGCTAGGTGCCTGTCCAAGTAATCAATTccaattttcatttctaacaagttctcaggtgatgATGTTGCTGTTTGGGGGTGACACTTTTTTGAGTCACTAATGGATTttagcaattagaaaaaaatccagaGGAAAATAAAGGACAGGTATGGGTGGGAAGCTATTCTTTAGAGAATATCCAATATAGAAGGGATGATACAATTAGACATCATGCTACTCCCAGTGAGAAAAATGATCCAAAGCGGGTAACATTAATGGATactaaaacaaaagtgaaaacagCACCCTTACAGCAAGCTGTATCTGGAGGTAACCTCCTTAACTAGATGACCAAATCTGGTATCACTAGTAGTGTAACAACTAATTTGTGGCTCCAAAGTGATGCTTTACTTGTACAGATTTCCTATATTCTTGCCAAATACATTTTAACTATGTATTAACTTGCCTGAATTTAACTATGAAGGATGAATCAGACAATTCATTCCCAGGCCTTGAAAATCAAAACCAGGGTAATTGCTCTGTGTGGAAAAAACAATGCATCTCTTGATTGGATCCTGGACTAGGAAAAACTTAGAAAAGACATTTTTTGAATGATTGATGCAGTTTGAAGATGTGCTGCATTTTACACATGGAGTTGTTTAATTTTCTTAGTGTGATAAAGATCATGGTTACTTAGGAAAATGACCTTAATTCTTATGAATTGCATGATAACGTATTTTATGGTGACAGTCTTGATACCtaaatttactttcaaatggctatgaaaaagaaaatgagtgcacccacacacatgtatataaccACTCCTCATACTTTCTCTACACCTCTAGTTTAATATTTTCCTACATAAATCACTAGAACTTTGTCCCTTATTAAGAAATAAATCCCTATGTCCAGtgaatatttacagaaataaacCAAGTACCTACAGAGAAAccattaacaattttaaaaagcctttttgcagaccaaatgaaatttaaatcaCCAATATAAACATGCCTGACAAAAAAATTAACTACTTACAGAATAAGCAGTTAAATAATCTCCACATCAAAGAGGGGCATGAAATAAACTATAACTTAACCAGAAAATAGAGGATTTCAGAAACAAACGatcttgggtgggtgggtgagagtGGTGGATGAACCAAATAGGTGAAGTTggattaagaggtacaatctTCCACTTATAAGACGCTGGGATGCAATGGACAGCATAGGAATATAGTGAATAGTaagtttgtatggtgacagatggtaactagacttactgtggtgaccatTTTCATAATGTCACCATTATGAATTTAGCCAGTTTTCAatgatttcaaaattataaaacttttaagaTGAAAACCTCTTTAACCCACCATAAAACTGGTAAAATAAGACAAAAGCCAGAAAATAACCATAACAAAAACCAAGCCAATTTCTCAAATATGACGcaaaattttccaaatgaaacATTAGCAGATTACATCTATCATAAGGAAGAATTCAAATATACTTTAGAAAACCTCTAATGTGGACCACTGTATCAAATTAAGAGAAAAACCCTAATCTAagctgagaaaaacaaatgaaattccaCAGCCATGCCTATTAACAgtacaaaggaatagaaaaatacctaaaataaaaaaaatcacctaaagCTCAACAGCAGAGacattaaatgttaaaaatacctGAGATGCCAATTGGGTAGTAAGACAGAGGTCTACTTATCAATGATGATTTTGGAGATTCTAAATAAACAtcataaatactgaaaaaattaaattcttgGATTTAAGGCCTAAAAAACTCCACTAAGAACAAATCAAGAAATTTCATGTCAGCTCGATAAGGAAAACACAACTAGCAATATAAGCAGAAGAGGGAAATATATCCTATTCACAATGACCAAAAAACCCCCCTAAAACCAGCACTAACCCTAAGTACAGTAATTACACAATTAATTCTAGCATCGTATTGAAGGGCATGCAACAAGCCTCAATGGAGAGAAATGTTTCTGGATGGGAAGAGTGTCAGTCCATCCTGTGCTAGTACTGTACACCACACACATACTGCAGTCAAAAAGCTCACAGCTTTCCAGTAACTGAACATTTTTAAGTTTGTATTTGAAATTGCCCCCAAATATTTGAATAGTGATAGCTTCATCTTACCAACCAggtaaattttgttaaatttaatcaCAGAAAACAAGAGCATCAGGAACAAGAGATGGGCACTAGTGTTTCACTTCCGTTGGACTGGATGATTGAGATCATATACTGACATAAATGGGCACCCATCTCGAAGTAAGAATCCTACCACAAATCATGTACAAAATGTTTACTTAGggaatctttaaaattttagagGATTTTTATGATTTGGAGAGTTGATCTTAAGACTGAAAATCCAAAAGCAACGatagaaaaaaattcagtaataCAAAAACTTCAAGGCGTCTGCATGGCAGATGACAGCATAAACAATCAAGTGACAAACTGGAAAAGACATACCGACAAGGAGACAATTTATTCAAGCAGCCATAGGAAgtataattaaaacagcaaacaaGGTAGAATATTTTTGCCAAACTTAGGAAATTGAAGAGAATGATTACCTTCAgttctggcaaggatgcagagaaaatcAGCACCTTTGTATACTGCTGACATTGAGAATGTCACTTGGCAGTACCCGCCACAAGTTAGAACACACACTTAGAACCCAGTGCACGTAAAGCATGGTGTTTAATATTTAAACCACATTGTCTGTAGGTGCAGAGAAAAAGCAATCTGAATGTCAACAGAATATGGTTGTACATTCCAAGAATATCCACACTATGGAATGTAATGCCCAAATACATGTTGATATCCTTCAGGTAGATAGATGCAAATGAGACGTACAATTGTGGGAAAGGGTTAAGTTTTAGACACTTCTACATGTTTTGAggatcctgttttattttttcaaccaATAAACAAAAAGTAATGTAGGTTTAGTATATTAAGTTCTTATTTTCCCAAGTGAAAAAGTTGGTACTAGCTGAAGTTGGTAAGAAATAGAGGTCAAAGTAGATTACTTAGAATTATggcagcagccaccagaagaaaacaggaagtaAGGCTGAGGTGGCAAAGTTTTACTTAAGTAGAACTAGGCAGCAGATTCTCCAACCTGACTGGGCTTGTGCCCTATGAAAGTGAAGGTTTTTAATGACTTCAAGACCATAGTAATTCATATTCATAAAGTAAATGCTAGGGACACAAAATAAGAGCCAAGAAAAACTATATGAGAAACAATTATATACGTTAGTTGGGTTCTCAGGTAAACTGCAAgcacttttcttccttttatatttcccacttttaaagtaacttttaggttactacaaagtaGGAAGTAACCACATTAAAATGAGTTAAGGTATGAAGAAGTAAAAAGACCACAAACTTTATTAAAAGTAAGTAAAAGTAACATAGAATATGTACAGATGGCACATGGTGCCAATTTTATTTGCAGATATTATAGTATTCCATCCAACTAAAATTCACAAGTTACACCTTTGACACAGCCTTGGCTAAATCTTGAAGTAGTGCAGAATTTAGCTGTGCTAGAGTGCTAATTTTAGCATGCTTAGATGTGGCATACTTGTTCTTGATAGTCTGAAAGACAAAAGCATAGTAATTACTGGAGAAGGAGAAAACACCAGATGATCTTATGGTACAGACATTCActtaaaaatcaacttaaaaataaGCTATGCATTAGTAGGCATTAAGTcttaattattttcacttttttcctccaACATCCTACACTGCCCCGATTGACTTACCATGTGCTTTGTAAGCCCACGATTCACCATGACTATATTCTTAGCCAGGTGTTGCATAACAAGAAGAAGGGAATCTTCAGTGTATGACAGGTAATGCTGGAGAGTTGGTGTCTAAGATAGCAAAAGTTAATGTTAATAATGCTCATCAATAATGGTTTTCCATAAAATTTCTAGATGTTATTCAAGAGTAGGGTAGGGAGATGGATAATGTATGACTGACTATAATGAAATTTAAGATAAGCCTAAGGCCCCATCTTCCCCAGGTGCTCTTCTTTCATACTCCTCTAGGGTCCTGTGCTTTAACCTATTGAACATTAATGTGCTCAAACCTAAGAAGTTTTGGAATTGCTGATTTGTCCACCCCAAACCTGGATTCCAAATTCCTTGAAGCCAATTTTCTCATTCACTATTCTATTAGTTCTGCTATTAGGGCCTACAGTAGCACATGGCACATAGAAGTATGTTTTGAATCGATGATTTTGAACAAACTTCTAGCATGTCATTTGGCCTGCCTGAgcttctccatctgtaaagtgtAGCAGCTGCTCTGCTTTTCTCAGAGGGGTTCAGAAAGATGAAAGTAGGTAACAAAATGGAAGCATTCTGTGAAGACACTGCAAATAAGATCATTTTCAATCATTCCCTCAGTAGATGCCACATTTAGGAGTCATTTAAATTGCCCTTTATAATGAAAACAGTTCTGTACTCAGGCAACACTTTCTAAGCGTAGGGCTAACCTAGGTCTGTGGGACAGAGCTTACCCATTCACCATTATCAAGAATTTTCAGTGCTAAGCAAAAAGCTCCTGCTGCAATCTGAGAAGGAGGAAAGTGCACCATATCGTAGTCCAACATAGTTAGTTCCATCAGGTATTTGGCCAAAGTATGTTGCTCAACATCAACCTGGAACAAAACCCACAGGTCACTGAGCTTCTGTTAGAGATCTCTGCATTTGCAGTAAGTGGCATGCCCATTAAGTGTACTACAAAAGTTTGCCTATAAATTCCCAAATACAAGTGCCCATAAAGGCCTTGATGATAATATTAATGTGCAGCTTGATTAGAAATAAAGAACATCTTTATCTCTTCCTCATGTACTTAGGTATATAAGTCTATTGAATTAGATCTGCTTAGCCAGCAGTTTATTacctaattaatttttctaaacgGTTCTCAGGAAATCTGTACCTCTCCAATCTTAGATGCTCTCCGCAGGAAATGCAAGGGTAGAGGCCGACCCAGTCCAAAGTTTAAAGCCCTTAGAATCTTCATTTCCATCTGTCTGATTTGGTACTTAGTGTAAGTGTTGTCAGTCACAAAGGCAAAGTCACCAATTTCCGGAGGGTACATTTCTTCATATTTGCTTGCAATAAACATGGCCGTGACACCAACCAGCTGTAGCATCTTCTTGGGCACACAGTTGTTCTGcagtgggaatgtcaattggatgaataaataatatgCATTTGAAAAAGGACACAGAGCTATAAAGGAAAGATGGAAGGACACACTCCTACAGCaaaatcaatgacaccttaaCTTTCAAGACAGACTTCAGCTGAAAGCCTATTTGTTATGACTTACCTAAGAACCTTGAAGAGAGAGAACCCTCAATTACTGAATTATTCTTACCTGCATGAACCGATCAATAATGGAAACAGTCATGTACATGGTCTCCTGCAGTAATCTGAATTTCATTTGAACCTGTACTAGCCAGTCAATTAGGATGGCTCTCATGTTTCCAGTGACTTCACGACCCAGTAGGTATTTTGGTCTGACTGCTTGCTCTTCCTGCAAAAGAATTGCTGATTATTCTTACAAGCAAGACTTCATGTGACAATTCTGACCAAAAATATCAGTCACCACAGAAGGGCTCTGGAGCATTTAGAATCTCTAACAGTTCTTACCCTTATTAATTATTCATATAGTCACTACAAACACCTCTATCattgaggaagaagaaagcaaatattaaatATGACAGTAACATCTGCCATTATGAAAAACCCGTCACTGTGTTCAACTCACCATCACTGCTGCTCGCCTCACACCCTGTGCCCAGTTCTTCCAAATAAAGATACTCTGCTACCTCTCAGATATTTTCACTTAAGGCTCTAAACCCAGGAACCTGAGGCTTTATGAGGGAGAGAAAATAGCGGCAGCTCCCAGATCAGCTGGAGCCCATGAGTTATCACTTTCTTGCTCCAGGATTTAAACCCCAAAAACACCATGGGTAAGGAGAATAATGAACCATCAAAAACGAGCATATCCATCTGCTAAAGCTACTCCTCCAGTTTaacacaaacttttaaaaagggCAAAGAAGCCCAAAGCAGAAGGCTGGTCCTGTAGAAAATGAAGATGTTCCAAAGAACCAGGCAAGAGACTGAGATGCTAATGACATCAAGAGAAGAGAATGCATTGTAAACAAACATTGGGTAAATTTGGTAACTATACAGATTTATGTTGTTAAGTATATAGAATGCTTTCTTGATTTTGGGGGGAAAGGGCAAATGCCACTAATAACAAGTTTCAGAAGTGGGATGAAATGGAAGGGAACTAAAAACTTTAGATTTTGAATGTACTCCTCTTGAATCCAAAGAATAATTTCCCTGATATTGCATGCACATTAGCCACATTGACCTAAAACACCTTGTGTTGGGGTTAGCTATATTCTTTCCAGCACATTCTCCATCGCCTTCTATCTCCTGCTTGTTATCGTCCTTATACCCAGAGTATGGGACTTGTCTGCTTCTAACTGCGATAGATAAAAATGTAACACGTAACCTGTAGACTTCTCATTAGAGAGAGCCATGACAGTATTCACTCTCACTTTGAACTTTCCCTCTTCAAAATGGCAATCCATTGGCTtgtttagtgatttttatttttgctattccaTGAAGGAGAATTTGAAAATGGAATCTACTATTAAGAAGTTGCTCTTGTCCTGCTTGTATTATTGTAAACTGTTAGTGGAAAATACCTTTAACAAAGCTAGATGCAGTTTAGAAAATAACAATACAGACCTCAAGTTGTCTCAGATAAGTATAGATATCTTTCACATATTCACTACAAAGGTTTGGATCAGCTCCATCTTCTGCATCAACATCACTCACTGCAAGAATTACATCAGAGAAAGCCTGACATAGATATTCTTCTGCAGGGGCACATCCAGATGTTTCCATTGGGCTTGGAGAGGGAGTGTCAACCTTGAAATAGAGAGACCTTTTGAAATAACAGCAAAGAGGAACATACATTCTGGGAAGGAAGTTCAGATTATTGGTACCAACTCAATAAACCATCTACCAAATAgacatgtaatttattttcttagaggaaaagtatCTCATTTCCAAATGTATTCAATTTCTCTTCAGGAAGTGATTAATATGAAAAGTGAAATGCCAACTCAGACTGACCCAGTTTGAAGTCCGCACAACCTTAATGTTAACATGTAAAACAGAGAAGCAGCAGATAAATATTCTAGACTTTCCTACAAAGGAAACTGATAAGTAATAAATCTATTTATCAGCACCATGTGAAGTTAATCCAAATGAATGACAAGTCAGTCTTTAGTCTTTATTTCAAAACATGGACTGCTTCTCACTGCTAAGAACACAAGTTTTGTCCTGACTGCTAGGGATTAACTGATTTGATATCATTAACCATTTCCTTCAAGCTCCAATCATCTCATTGTTCAAACAGTTAGCAAGCACTTTCTTCAAGGTAAGCTTTGTGCTAGGCACTGGCTTTATGGTGTTCTCAGGAGGCTCTGAATTTATAAGTGAAGTAAATTAAGGAGATTAATTATAGGAACAAGGATAGGGAAGTTAGGGAAAGCTTCAGGAGTTGACGTTTGAGCtcttttgaaaaaaggaaatattattaGCTAAATGAAAGAGGATGGAAAAGCAAAGGCAAGAATGTTTCAAGAAAATCTCAGGTAGTTTGGTATAGCCAATTAAAAACTATGTATGCTACAGGTTTCATGTACTATGCCCAGAAGGTCAACACTAAAGCAACAGCCTCGGATCCCTTACCCTTAGTTATAAGGAACTGGGGGGTGAATGATTTTTCAGATCATTTTCCCAACCAGTTTTAACTAAGTTTTTAGAGCTTTAGAATGCAATTCATATAATTTCAGCAAAGCAGCCTCTCCTAGATGGCCTGTTTCTTCTTTCATAGGAGTAGATATATTAACATACCTGGTATTTAATAAAAAAGTCCTTAGTTTTTGAGACTTACGTGTTAACTGATCTTCTGCTATTTTTGCTTTCTGctttatatatgctatatattccAATGTTACAGGCTTTAATTAGTCAGTGGTCACAttaaggagtaaaaaaaaaaaaaaaaagattcaagagAACAATCTGTTTCCAATCAATAAATTCTAGTGAGATGGCTTGTACCAAAGATGGCAAAATCTTAATTAGTCCAGGCAGCTACTACTCAATACATTAACAAAGGGGAGCAATGTAACAAAATGCTTTAAAGTATAGGTTCTGAAGCCAGACAGCCTCGGTTTGAATCCAGTATGTGCCACCGATTAGATGTATGTAACAATATTAACTAAGAGAGTATATATGTgagttaatatgtgtaaagtgcttagcaggAGGTAGTCGTAGCACCCTGCAAGTATTATATTCAAATGCTATTCCCTGCATTAGGAAAATGAGGGGAAGGAACTATCAACCGACTCTAAAACAGTTAAATAAGTTTACCAAAATAGGCTCAGGcgaaagtttttcttctttaacaggCTCAGGTTGTGGCTCTGGCTCAGGTACAGGAACAGACACGGGGGCCTTTTCCAGaggttttggtatttttttagCAGTAACTTTTCCAGCAGCGAAAGGTTTTGCTTCCTGTGGATGAATGGGAATGGAATGATTCTCCATCAGGGGTCACAGTTGGAAGGTGGACTCACACAGAGGTTGGGCCAGAAGAGTTACCTTTTTCAGAGGCAGTTTGGCCTGTGGCTGTTCACTGACTTTGTTACCGATATCTCCAAGAGCTGTTCTCGGCCTCAGCCCGGGCTTAGAGGCTGCAGCGGTAGCCACAGGCACGCGCTTTGCGCCTGCCATACTGAGCTTCGCCTTACTTTCAGCATTTATTTTCGTGTTCTGAAAAAAGCAAGACCACTTTAAAGCTGGCCCAGCCAGGTTAGAGTAAGATAAGGTTAATTAAGGTGGGACAAAAGGAGGTTCTCGGGAGAAAAGCCGCTGTAAATGGGAACcagaggaagctggggttccAGGGTCTCTGCTATCTCTGTGATAAGTCAGTTTCCTCCCAGAACCTTTTCGCTCACCTATTAAGGAATTGCCTGTCTTAAAATACCACCAATTTACGTTTAAAAGGAATTCGAAAAGCCTCTAATTGCAAGCACCTTCTTTCCGGGAAGGGGGTAATGCAGTTGGTGGGAGCCCATCACCTATTAAAAAAGGTTTTCTGTAGGCCCACCACTTTCCTCGGCCCCGCTTCCCGTTTATTCAAGGCCCGTCCCGTCTCTTTCTCACCCTCCTCTCTGTCCGCCGGTACCCTAAACTATCCCACCATGCCAGGGACCCACCGACCCTCCAGCCTCCTCCGGCAGGCGGCACAGGATGAGAGGTCAGGAAGCCAGCGAGGAAGGCCGCGGTTATTCACTGCCCGCAGCAACTTACCCTGGTGATGCGGAGGGCCATGGCTTCCTCTTCACCAGGCAGCAGCTCGGTGAGGAGGGGCAGAGCGCTGGAGCCCCGACGCGCAGAGTACCTGAACCCACCACCGACCTACAGCCGTTCCTCCGCAGCACACCGGGAGGAGCCGGCTCTGCCTCGAGTTTAAACCCAGCACCGCTCCCTCCCTATTGGTCTGTTCGTGGCACTCGCTCCCTTCCCATTGGGGCTGCCAGTTCCTCCGAGAATGCGTTTCCAGGGCGATCGCGCGACGACGTTAAGAGGGGGCGAGGCCAGAGCGAGGCTGCGGTCCCCTAGCGCGCGGTCGGGCCCGCAAGTAGTTAGGCTAGGCGCCTGCGCTCTTGGGCAGCTGCCGGTACCAGCTGGAGAGGGGAACCGCGCGTGCGCAGCCCGCCTGCAGAGGCGAGCGTGTGCGGTGTCCTAGCTAGCGGAGGCGGACAGCCAGTGGCCTTAGAAAAGTGACAGCGGAAGAGCCGCAGTTTAAGAACGTGAGACGCTTTCGTGGCTCCTACTCCTACTTTCTTCTACAGTGGCTTGTAGCAGAAAGGCTGTTAAATGCATTCTTTCCTTTGCTCATTCCAACAGCACTCGGGTGGAGTAATTGATGCTCGGCGAGGCTTTGGTGATTTTCCCAGGATCACAAATTAGTAACACGGGGACTCAgattaggttttttatttttgatccTTGATGTTTGCACAACATAATTGTTTCTTAAGAATATTGTCAACATCTTAACCTTCCAGATTACTTCAATGAAATTGTTTACCAAAGCCaatattttttagctttttatttgaaaataattttgtaaatcccagggcaaagttatcagtcaaagggagaaatatagtTTAAAGTCTATTTATTGCCttcaaactgcagtccgggccaTCTCTTCTGCTACCGCAGAAGCAAGCAAgaacctccccctaacctctcaggttcggataagccctcggttgcccaggtaattatccattgatatggagatgaacttgtcTCTACCCCttaggatatgcaaatgaactaaagccaggcgagatattctggaaatactacaatttcaCCCACAAATTTCaaatttggaaaacttgaagacAAAAATCTTACAAGAAACGCACATATATACCGTTTATCCAAATTCAGTTATTCTTAACATTTTACTTTGCTTTGTCATTTACTTATTTGCTTTCTCTACAGAGATCTgtttatatataactatataaaaaggtttttctgaaatatttaaggGTAATGTATATAATGGCCCTTTATCTCTCAAttcttcagtgtgtatttcctaagagAAAGGTATATTCTCTTACATAACTAAAATATAGGTTATCAACTTCATAAATTCATATTATCATAATACTTTATTATAACATTGTAATATTATGTTTTATTCCAGTTTCATCAGTTGCCCTAATAAGTGTTCTTTATAGCGTTTCCCCTCCTCCAGGACAGAATCCCCCTGCAACTAATAAGACCATGCTCCTCAAGTTTCCCCCTAGACTTCACATCCCCTCACAGCAGCTCTTGCTTAGGAACTCTTGAAGCCATTGTTTTATTGCCTGTGGGCTCTGAGTAGCTGAAGCTGCTAAAGAACATAAACTTTGAATGAGCCTGGCATGCCAGGCCTTTAAGGACTGATGACCCCTTCCTCACTATGGCACAGAGAAGTTTCTTTTATCACAGTAGCTCTCACCTGGGGAACATCTCACCCACAGGGAACATCTTGTCCCACAGGGACGTTTGgcatgtctggagacatttttggttgtcacaactggaaCAGTGCTATTGACATCCAGAGGGTTGAGACCAGAGATACTGCTAAACATCCCGCGGTGCCTGGGACAGTTCCCACCtcacaaacacagacacaaagaTTTATCTGCCTAAAATGTCAATAGTCCAATAAAACCAACTTGTGACATACTGTCAGCTATTTACATACCTATAAGGCTCGTTTCTATTCAGAATGCTAGTTTTTTTGATACTTAATTAGCGTAAGTATAATGGATCACCTCTTTCCTTATAACACTTAAAACTTTTGACTTCTCTGGGAACTTGTACTCAGTGTTCTTTTCCCTGGCCACGTTACTAGTGCCAGCTACTaaccaggcattgttctaggtgctgggaatacagCTCTAAACAAAGAGATGAGATATCCACTGTCATAAAGCTTATGTTCCAgtaggacagacagacagagagagagatgaaacAAGTAAACAAGTACGTCAAGTAAAAAATAGTACTAAGTGCTAGGCAGAGGGTGAAAAGAAAGTGATGCAAATAGAGTGACTGGGTAGCTACTTTAGATTTGGTCAGGGACAGTCAAAGGCAGTGGCATTTAAACTGAGGCTCAACAAGAAAAACATTGCAGATAGAGGAAATAGCATGTGAAAACCCAATGACAGGAATGAGCTTGTCATGTTCAGGCAAATCAGTGTGGCCAGAGtatgggatgggggtggggcagagtAGAGATGAGATTAAAGAAATTGGAAAGGGTAAAATTATATAAATCCTTACAAACCAAGGTAAGGATTCTGAGCAGTGGAAGCCTTTGGAGGGTTTTAAACCAAGGTGTGCCATAATCTGTCATTCAAAAAGATTACTTTGTCACTGTGGAGGAACTGTTGTTTgtaggtagggagaaggggaaagtaagaagagaaacaaagggaGCCATTAAGAGGCTATGGTAGGAAGTTAGGTGAGGGCTTCCATGGTACTAGTAGCGCTAGAGAAAGGTGGGTTCTGGATTTTTGTTGAGGAAGACATACTAGGTCTTGATGGCTTGCATGCTTCgagtgagagaaaaaggaatccagGATAACTCCTAGATTTTGGTACGAGTAA
This genomic interval from Manis javanica isolate MJ-LG chromosome 1, MJ_LKY, whole genome shotgun sequence contains the following:
- the CCNB1 gene encoding G2/mitotic-specific cyclin-B1; protein product: MALRITRNTKINAESKAKLSMAGAKRVPVATAAASKPGLRPRTALGDIGNKVSEQPQAKLPLKKEAKPFAAGKVTAKKIPKPLEKAPVSVPVPEPEPQPEPVKEEKLSPEPILVDTPSPSPMETSGCAPAEEYLCQAFSDVILAVSDVDAEDGADPNLCSEYVKDIYTYLRQLEEEQAVRPKYLLGREVTGNMRAILIDWLVQVQMKFRLLQETMYMTVSIIDRFMQNNCVPKKMLQLVGVTAMFIASKYEEMYPPEIGDFAFVTDNTYTKYQIRQMEMKILRALNFGLGRPLPLHFLRRASKIGEVDVEQHTLAKYLMELTMLDYDMVHFPPSQIAAGAFCLALKILDNGEWTPTLQHYLSYTEDSLLLVMQHLAKNIVMVNRGLTKHMTIKNKYATSKHAKISTLAQLNSALLQDLAKAVSKV